The Xenopus tropicalis strain Nigerian chromosome 7, UCB_Xtro_10.0, whole genome shotgun sequence genome includes a region encoding these proteins:
- the LOC100485124 gene encoding zinc finger protein 569, whose product MAGHVSPKVIFRDVAVYFSEKEWDLLEGWQRDLYTGVIKEIHGILISLGFIILNPNNFLRIQPEDEPCLKSRNVLERNESINITEPDCGLVNPDILLTVQLGEKQHVADTYEENGGRNVSLPSTSKFIDKFGEYTAVKQEAHLADYTSIPNVKPLNSPKKRYPCNEPVLRRVSIQEQPSNSLHLELKRGIRYSTVQGNRASTSGLSKPNAVAVPGKFIIKKPYNMCDKNFNVKAYPKIEPLTLKVKSKELPSNTENVSLEGRKMVNYINVDETISERQVTQKLNLGNIPLKNKGKVQYNLKSSGYCQRMLRWSITQKEEVTQKRYLAGAQVSKEPERSFNCTECGKRFLKLSDLRLHQGSHRIKIKQLNGCVIQLKSHQNVQASQRLSIEQKNSNTGSPKNISGAKSLTCAVYGKNVSPNTHVVPHQKTLVRERRFVCKFCGKRFQNNSNLIGHERIHTGEKPFECPECGKSFSQKANLTTHQRLHTGERPFVCITCGKGFAQKINLLTHEQTHAKKKKKVDGKHIMIN is encoded by the exons ATGGCAGGCCATGTTTCTCCAAAG GTAATATTTCGAGATGTTGCTGTTTATTTCTCAGAAAAGGAGTGGGATCTCCTTGAAGGATGGCAGCGAGACCTTTACACTGGCGTGATAAAAGAAATTCATGGAATTCTCATATCCCTCG GATTTATTATTCTTAATCCAAACAACTTCTTAAGGATTCAGCCAGAAGATGAACCATGTCTGAAAAGTCGTAATGTGTTGGAAAGAAATGAAAGCATAAATATCACAGAGCCTG ACTGTGGTTTGGTGAATCCTGATATTTTATTAACTGTCCAGCTTGGTGAAAAGCAGCATGTTGCAGATACTTATGAAGAGAATGGAGGAAGAAATGTGTCATTGCCTAGCACAA GCAAGTTCATTGACAAGTTTGGTGAATATACTGCTGTCAAGCAGGAAGCCCATCTAGCAGATTATACAAGTATTCCCAATGTAAAACCACTGAATAGCCCAAAAAAAC GTTATCCTTGTAATGAACCAGTATTGCGAAGGGTCAGTATTCAGGAACAACCATCCAATAGCTTGCATTTGGAACTGAAACGTGGGATCAGATATTCTACTG tgcagggaaacagagCATCTACCTCTGGTTTAAGCAAGCCAAACGCTGTTGCAGTACCAGGAAAGTTCATTATCAAGAAGCCATACAATATGTGCGACAAGAACTTCAATGTAAAAG CATACCCAAAAATTGAACCTCTAACTttaaaagttaaatcaaaagaACTACCATCTAACACTGAAAATGTTAGCTTGGAAGGAAGAAAAATGGTTAACTATATAAATG TAGATGAAACCATCAGTGAGAGACAAGTCACTCAGAAACTCAACTTAGGAAATATACCTTtgaaaaacaaaggaaaagtTCAATACAATTTGAAAAGTAGCGGGTACTGCCAAAGAATGTTGAGATGGTCAATCACTCAAAAGGAAGAAGTGACACAAAAGCGATATTTAGCTGGAGCTCAAGTTTCTAAAGAGCCCGAAAGAAGCTTTAACTGCACCGAATGTGGAAAGAGATTCTTAAAATTATCTGACCTTAGGCTTCATCAGGGAAGCCATAGAATAAAAATCAAACAATTAAACGGTTGTGTTATTCAACTAAAAAGCCATCAGAATGTACAGGCAAGTCAGCGGCTGTCCATTGAGCAGAAAAATTCAAATACAGGTTCACCCAAAAACATATCTGGGGCCAAGTCATTAACGTGTGCTGTTTATGGTAAGAATGTCAGCCCCAACACCCATGTTGTGCCGCATCAAAAAACACTTGTAAGAGAGAGACGGTTTGTATGTAAATTCTGTGGAAAACGGTTTCAAAACAACAGTAACCTTATTGGGCATGAAAGAATTCACACAGGTGAGAAACCCTTTGAATGCCCAGAATGCGGCAAAAGCTTCAGCCAGAAAGCCAACCTTACAACTCACCAAAGGCTTCACACTGGCGAACGGCCCTTTGTATGTATTACTTGTGGGAAGGGCTTTGCACAGAAGATTAACCTGCTAACACACGAGCAAACGCacgcaaagaaaaaaaagaaagtcgATGGCAAACACATCATGATCAATTGA
- the LOC100486431 gene encoding olfactory receptor 5V1-like has product MAMKNQTFLGDFILFGFSEEHVLLSFLMAAVYTMILMGNVAIFSIIHIDGNLQAPMYFFLSYLSILDICYSTVTLPSMLFNSITGNRRISFYRCFIQLYFFVSLGGAECLLLAAMAYDRYVAICNPLHYPIIMNRKLCFHLVAGSWVCGFLNSVLHTVMTSQLYFCEIRYVNHFFCDVPPLLKASCTDTHTSQLLLYIVSVFLGMTPFVFVIISYIHIISTIIKIRSAAGRRKAFSTCSSHLIVVTVFYVTANYNYIGPTPGDSFDIERLSSLLYSILTPLFNPIIYCFRNKEVKRALKKKLLPNQFSIQF; this is encoded by the coding sequence ATGGCAATGAAAAATCAGACTTTTCTTGGTGATTTTATCCTCTTCGGATTCTCGGAGGAACATGTCTTGCTGTCTTTTCTCATGGCGGCGGTCTACACCATGATTCTGATGGGGAACGTTGCTATATTTAGTATTATCCACATTGACGGCAATCTTCAGGCCCCCATGTATTTTTTCCTTAGTTACTTATCTATCCTAGATATTTGTTATTCAACTGTTACTCTCCCTTCTATGCTATTTAACTCCATCACAGGCAACAGAAGAATTTCCTTTTACAGGTGCTTCATACAGTTGTATTTTTTTGTCTCGCTTGGAGGGGCAGAGTGCCTTCTGCTTGCAGCCATGGCGTACGACAGATATGTGGCCATATGCAACCCCCTGCATTATCCCATCATTATGAACAGGAAGCTCTGCTTCCACCTTGTTGCTGGGTCATGGGTTTGTGGCTTTTTGAATTCTGTTCTTCACACTGTGATGACTTCACAACTGTATTTCTGTGAAATTAGGTACGTCAATCATTTTTTCTGCGATGTACCTCCACTGCTAAAGGCATCttgcactgatacacacacaagccagctattattatatattgtcaGTGTTTTTCTAGGAATGACTCCCTTTGTATTTGTTATTATCTCTTACATACATATTATTTCCACTATTATAAAAATTCGCTCTgctgcaggaaggaggaaggcCTTTTCCACATGCTCCTCCCACCTCATCGTTGTTACTGTGTTCTATGTGACAgctaattataattatattggccCTACACCAGGAGACTCCTTTGACATTGAACGATTGTCCTCCTTATTATATAGCATTCTAACTCCTTTATTCAACCCTATAATATACTGCTTTAGAAACAAGGAAGTAAAGagggctttgaaaaaaaaattgttacctaATCAATTTTCAATACAATTCTGA
- the LOC100485872 gene encoding olfactory receptor 5V1-like, translated as MEMKNQTFLGDFILFGFSGEHVLLSFLMAAVYTMILMGNVAIFSIIHIDANLQAPMYFFLSYLSILDICYSTVTLPSMLFNSITGNRRISFHRCFIQLYFFVSFGGAECLLLAAMAYDRYVAICNPLHYPIIMNRKLCFHLVAGSWVCGFLNSVLHTVMTSQLYFCEIRYVSHFFCDVLPLLKASCTDTHTSKMLLYVVNVFLGMTPFVFVIISYIHIISNIIKIRSAAGRRKAFSTCSSHLIVVTVFYVSGNYNYIGPTPGDSFDTERLASLLYSILTPLLNPFIYCLRNKEVKRALYKKLLPNQFSIKI; from the coding sequence ATGGAAATGAAAAATCAGACTTTTCTTGGTGATTTTATCCTCTTCGGATTCTCAGGGGAACATGTCTTGCTGTCTTTTCTCATGGCGGCGGTCTACACCATGATTCTGATGGGGAACGTTGCTATATTTAGTATTATCCACATTGACGCCAATCTGCAGGCCCCCATGTATTTTTTCCTTAGTTACTTATCTATCCTAGATATTTGTTATTCAACTGTTACTCTCCCTTCAATGCTATTTAACTCCATCACAGGCAACAGAAGAATTTCCTTTCACAGGTGCTTCATACAGCTGTATTTTTTTGTCTCGTTTGGAGGGGCAGAGTGCCTTCTGCTTGCAGCCATGGCGTACGACAGATATGTGGCCATATGCAACCCCCTGCATTATCCCATCATTATGAACAGGAAGCTCTGCTTTCACCTAGTTGCTGGGTCATGGGTTTGTGGCTTTTTGAATTCTGTTCTTCACACTGTGATGACTTCACAACTGTATTTCTGTGAAATTAGGTATGTcagccattttttctgtgatgtactTCCACTGCTAAAGGCATCttgcactgatacacacacaagcAAAATGTTATTATATGTTGTCAATGTTTTTCTAGGAATGACTCCCTTTGTATTTGTTATTATCTCTTACATACATATTATTTCCAATATTATAAAAATTCGCTCTgctgcaggaaggaggaaggcttTTTCCACATGCTCCTCCCACCTCATCGTTGTTACTGTGTTTTATGTGTCaggtaattataattatattggccCTACACCAGGAGACTCCTTTGACACTGAGCGACTGGCCTCTTTATTATATAGCATTCTAACGCCTTTACTCAATCCCTTTATATACTGCCTTAGAAATAAGGAGGTAAAGAGAGCTTTGTATAAAAAATTGTTACCTAAtcaattttcaataaaaatctga